The Solanum pennellii chromosome 4, SPENNV200 genomic interval tcatactcataaaaaaaaatgtctttaattggactattttaaagttgaattatattaattataagtGCATGACCCATGAGTATATACATGTTAAAGAAGTCAAAGAAAGAAATCATCTGGATTTTTGTACAAAAAAAGTCATTAAAATATTAGACTTTGAATTTGTATAGCCACGTAAATAAAATAGTATACTCCTCTTACAACTAAATATTAAACAAACTGAATATTctactaatttaattattaattattagatTAGTTCTACAAGACTATAACTaacaatatatattcaaatgtCAACTTGTGCTGATTAACTAACAAAATTTACTGATGTTAATAACTAATAAGGGTTGTTGGATACAATTGAATAAAGTAGGTAATATTTAAGGAGAGTGGgacaaacataattaaatatttacgtTTATCATTTGCCAGCAGATAACAAATTTAAGAAATCATTATGTTATTAAAGATACTGGACCACAATTTTATAGTTTTGTCTGtagattaaattatatataacacTTTGAATTTAACAATATATTAACCAAATGTATTTCTATCTTATATTTAaagcaataattatttttggatatttttttttgatattaaaaCTACTCTTATTTTAGAACGGGTAGAATACTTTTTAAAAGCAATAATTCCAAGCTAAAtgttttcctctttttaaggaaaaagaaacCATGTTTAATGAAAGTCGTTTTTCATCTATCCTGaacacaaatgaaaaaaacaaaacaatccaaaatatattattttcctgATTTTGACTTAATATAGTGTTTAAGAAAGAGTTTTAGGACCTGTTTGGATTGATTTTGACTCATAACTTATAAGCGAAAAGTCATAAGTTAGGATTTCTGATTTTTggcttatttttgttatttggctttaaaataaatgtttataaacacttttttaattttaaacataaacttcaaaactgtttaaaatttattttgacttaaaagcacctaaaataaatcCATCCAAACGGACATTTAAAACTTACCGTTTTCTGAGGAAATATGAAattcaagaaattaaaaaaattaaaaattaaaaaaaatgaaatcttaATTTTAGGATaggttaaatatattaaaataatttcatattttaaattttattatcttttattatatcatataaatattaaaattatatatatatgacgaataaattaaaattaacaagaaatattttatttaaagaaccttttctttaattaaaaaaaaattctatctaCTATCACAGCCTTTATTGAAGCTACGATTGTATTCAAATCGGACACAAAATCCATTAAAATGACAATTTATATCTGATATTCATAGCCTTCCACTGAAGCTCTGATTATATTCAAATCAGATACAAGATCCATTAAAATGACAATTTCTATCCGATATTCATATCCTCTATGAAAACTCTGATTatattcaaatacattaaaatgACATTCTAAATAGAATTTTCGCCATATATAGGGTTTGAAGTCGATTTAAAAGGAGTATTTATTATATGCTACAACAACAGCATGTTGTGTGGCCGCAGGTGATGGTTGTCTCAGTCCGTGTATTTTGCGCGTTCATATATATCGctcttttgtattaaaatttatattgctATTTCTAGTCTCTTCTAACATCGCCTTTTCCTTCTCAAATCTCACCTCTGCACAAAATACCGCTATTCTCTTCTTGACTTTCTTTTATCAAAGACTCATTCTTTACTGCTAAATTGGAACCCCATTTCTTGATTCTTCTCGGATTTATCGGCAGCAGATATTCTcttctgattatttttttacctCAAAGTCACAGCCTGGCTTACTCTTTCTTTTTCAGAGGTACAATTTTGATTGACAACATCTATGTATTCTGCTTGTAATGTACGCAGGAGTTTCTAAACTTTATAAAGATTCCAGCTTTTTTGTATTTACTTCAGATTTTCCAAGATTGTGGTAAGGATCTGTAGTTAGTTTTGGAATTCTAatgggtgttttttttttttttggtgtgtgtgtgtgtgagcaGGGGATTGATTTTTGGTGAGGCTTCTGGAGAGAAGCAGCAGTAGTTAACACTCTGGCCAACACTCCAGTGAAGGGCTCAACCCCTTGTGAATGGGATAGGGTTGAGGCTAGGAGGAGGATATTTATTGGAGTTTCACTTTTAACTTACCTTTCTTCATCTCCATATTTGTCAAATTGGGCTCTTTCATTGCTTTGGCGTTTGCCTATTGATTACGGCTAATTTGACatctttttgagtttttttgcTTGTTTGTTTGATATGTGAGTTGGGAAGTTTCAAAgatcaaaacttttttttttgtgtgtttggGGTTGAAAGGAGGAGCTAACAGATTGAAGGAGAGAATTTGATTTGTAGCAGTGAAAGATATGGCAATTTGCAATTGCTTTTCTGGTCCAGTAGGGAGGAGAAGCAAGAAAGATAAGGTGTGTGTTTCAATTTTCAATACAGCCCTGCCTTTCTTTAATTTGAACATGCATGTCAAAGTTTAGTAAGTTTTGAGCTTATTCTGTATGTTTTCTTGATTTAGGGGGAGAAGGGAGCTAAAAAAACTGCTGATGTGGTTGTACTAGTTGAAGGTTCTGTAAACTCTAGTACTAAAACAGATGACTCGAAATCGTCTTCCTTTGTTGTTCCTTTATCTTTTGGGAGTTCTAGGAGCAATGTTAAGGTGATGAATCATGACAGTCCTGTTAAGGGAGATACAAAAGAGGTGGCTAATCATGACAGTCCTGTTAAGGGAGATACAGAAGAGGTGGCTAATCATGGAAGTCCTGTTAAGGGAGATGTAGAAGAGGTGGCTTATGAAGGGGAAGATGAGCATGATGAAAGCTTGTCAATGAAAAGGGATAACTCTGATTTCGATCTTCAAGCACGCGTTCGTAGCTCAGGGGGAGAATATGATCAATCATTCAATGAAGGGATTCGTCgtaattgttcattttttggaAGTGAAATGAATGAACAGGATCATAACAAATCTGAGAAAGATGCAGAGGTTGTGAAAAGTGGACACATCAGTGATCCGGGGTTTGGTAAAGNGGAAGTGAAATGAATGAACAGGATCATAAGAAATCTGAGAAAGATGCAGAGGTTGTGAAAAGTGGACACATCAGTGATCCGGGGTTTGGTAAAGTAGAATCTTGGGCTTCTCCGAAGCTGCAACGCTCTTGCTCCGATTTAGCAATGAGGGATATGGTGAATAAATTGAGTGAGCAGCTATCACTCTCAAAGACCAAATCTTTTGATGAAATGCGGAGATTAGCTGAGAAGATGACTTTAGGAAGTCCAGCTTCTGTGTTAACGCATCGCAGTGCTGACAAAGTTATGTTGAAGAAACATTCTTCAAGCCAACTCCTACCATCCAGAAATCGAAAATTGTGGTGGAAACTGTTCCTATGGAGCCATAGGAACGTGCAAGGAACAGGTGGTATCCAACAACTACCAATCCTTGCTAAGACTGCTCTAAACCAGCAGGGTGGGTACTCCTCGGACACACTAGAACTAGGGAAAGCCATGGACTCGAGCAACTTGGGATCTCCTGGTTCGTTCATTGCAGAATCCTTGAACAAAGGGCGGAATGACAAGGGCAAGGAGGTTTTGGATGAATTCCGAGGAGTAAGCGGATTTTGGCCACAGAACCAGTGGGTTGCTTTCCCTGAAGAATCCTCTAGGTTTATGAGAATCAATGAATGGGTGAATGAACTTCCCAGTCATCCACCATGCTTAATTGATGAACATGATCATGTTGAAGATGAGGTTGATATCTCGCCTTCGCCCGATGCTTGTAAATCACCTCTCATTAGCCCATATCCAAATATAAATGTCCCAGAAGAGGTTGCACATGCTAATACAGTCATCCGATCTCTTAATTCTTCCTCAACGGTTGCTCACATTGCGAGCGCTGGTCTGAAAGTTATACCTGCTATATCACACTTATGTAGCCTTCGATCTGTCAATCTATCAGGCAACTTTATAGGTATGTAAACAAAGGACAACTTGTACTAGACTAATTTAGACTAAAGGAAATGGTCACAGAAAGCCCCATTAACATAATTTATGTTTCCTTGGACAATGCAGTTCAAATAACTCCGGGATCACTACCAAAGGGTCTTCATGTTCTCAATTTATCAAGGAACAAGATCCACACAATTGAAGGACTGAGGGAATTGACACGTCTGCGCTTGCTTGACCTAAGTTACAACAGAATCTCTCGAATTGGACAAGGTATGTGGCTTCCTTAGACCTTCCACCAAAGATAAACTGTATCGTCTAGTGACTCACAAATATCCGAGTTTTATATCCTTAAACAACCTCCTGAATATGTGAATTTGTCTTTGAATTGCATCAGGTTTGTCGAGTTGTACTCTCATCAAAGAGCTCTACCTCGCTGGTAACAAAATAAGTGATATTGAAGGGCTGCACAGACTTCTAAAGCTGACTGTTCTAGACTTGAGTTTCAACAAGATAACAACTACTAAAGCGCTTGGTCAGCTTGTGGCAAACTACAATTCTCTTCTGGCTCTAAATCTATTGGGAAATCCAATTCAGATCAATATAAGTGATGACCAACTGCGAAAGGCAGCTTGCAGCCTGCTCCCAAAACTTGCCTACTTGAACAAACAGCCAATTAATTCCCAAAAGGCACGGGATGTAGGAACAGAAGCAGTTGCAAAAGCAGCACTGGGCAGTAGCACTCGGGGCACTCATAGAAGAGCAACCAGGAAGGTAAGCACTGGAGCTTCTTCATCTGCAAGCGTGCATAGGAGCAGCGCAGGTGTTTCTCAAAAGAGCAGGCATAGGCTAAGAAGCCGAACTCAACTTTAGTCTTCCAAGGCCAAGTGATCTATCTGCTCTAGTATCTCCTTATTCAAAAACGCTTCATGCTTTCGGACAGTGTAATCTGAGGAAGCATGTTCTTTC includes:
- the LOC107017082 gene encoding uncharacterized protein LOC107017082 isoform X2, with translation MAICNCFSGPVGRRSKKDKGEKGAKKTADVVVLVEGSVNSSTKTDDSKSSSFVVPLSFGSSRSNVKVMNHDSPVKGDTKEVANHDSPVKGDTEEVANHGSPVKGDVEEVAYEGEDEHDESLSMKRDNSDFDLQARVRSSGGEYDQSFNEGIRRNCSFFGSEMNEQDHNKSEKDAEVVKSGHISDPGFGKVESWASPKLQRSCSDLAMRDMVNKLSEQLSLSKTKSFDEMRRLAEKMTLGSPASVLTHRSADKVMLKKHSSSQLLPSRNRKLWWKLFLWSHRNVQGTGGIQQLPILAKTALNQQGGYSSDTLELGKAMDSSNLGSPGSFIAESLNKGRNDKGKEVLDEFRGVSGFWPQNQWVAFPEESSRFMRINEWVNELPSHPPCLIDEHDHVEDEVDISPSPDACKSPLISPYPNINVPEEVAHANTVIRSLNSSSTVAHIASAGLKVIPAISHLCSLRSVNLSGNFIVQITPGSLPKGLHVLNLSRNKIHTIEGLRELTRLRLLDLSYNRISRIGQGLSSCTLIKELYLAGNKISDIEGLHRLLKLTVLDLSFNKITTTKALGQLVANYNSLLALNLLGNPIQINISDDQLRKAACSLLPKLAYLNKQPINSQKARDVGTEAVAKAALGSSTRGTHRRATRKVSTGASSSASVHRSSAGVSQKSRHRLRSRTQL
- the LOC107017082 gene encoding uncharacterized protein LOC107017082 isoform X3, encoding MAICNCFSGPVGRRSKKDKGEKGAKKTADVVVLVEGSVNSSTKTDDSKSSSFVVPLSFGSSRSNVKVMNHDSPVKGDTKEVANHDSPVKGDTEEVANHGSPVKGDVEEVAYEGEDEHDESLSMKRDNSDFDLQARVRSSGGEYDQSFNEGIRRNCSFGSEMNEQDHKKSEKDAEVVKSGHISDPGFGKVESWASPKLQRSCSDLAMRDMVNKLSEQLSLSKTKSFDEMRRLAEKMTLGSPASVLTHRSADKVMLKKHSSSQLLPSRNRKLWWKLFLWSHRNVQGTGGIQQLPILAKTALNQQGGYSSDTLELGKAMDSSNLGSPGSFIAESLNKGRNDKGKEVLDEFRGVSGFWPQNQWVAFPEESSRFMRINEWVNELPSHPPCLIDEHDHVEDEVDISPSPDACKSPLISPYPNINVPEEVAHANTVIRSLNSSSTVAHIASAGLKVIPAISHLCSLRSVNLSGNFIVQITPGSLPKGLHVLNLSRNKIHTIEGLRELTRLRLLDLSYNRISRIGQGLSSCTLIKELYLAGNKISDIEGLHRLLKLTVLDLSFNKITTTKALGQLVANYNSLLALNLLGNPIQINISDDQLRKAACSLLPKLAYLNKQPINSQKARDVGTEAVAKAALGSSTRGTHRRATRKVSTGASSSASVHRSSAGVSQKSRHRLRSRTQL
- the LOC107017082 gene encoding uncharacterized protein LOC107017082 isoform X1; the protein is MAICNCFSGPVGRRSKKDKGEKGAKKTADVVVLVEGSVNSSTKTDDSKSSSFVVPLSFGSSRSNVKVMNHDSPVKGDTKEVANHDSPVKGDTEEVANHGSPVKGDVEEVAYEGEDEHDESLSMKRDNSDFDLQARVRSSGGEYDQSFNEGIRRNCSFFGSEMNEQDHNKSEKDAEVVKSGHISDPGFGKVESWASPKLQRSCSDLAMRDMVNKLSEQLSLSKTKSFDEMRRLAEKMTLGSPASVLTHRSADKVMLKKHSSSQLLPSRNRKLWWKLFLWSHRNVQGTGGIQQLPILAKTALNQQGGYSSDTLELGKAMDSSNLGSPGSFIAESLNKGRNDKGKEVLDEFRGVSGFWPQNQWVAFPEESSRFMRINEWVNELPSHPPCLIDEHDHVEDEVDISPSPDACKSPLISPYPNINVPEEVAHANTVIRSLNSSSTVAHIASAGLKVIPAISHLCSLRSVNLSGNFIVQITPGSLPKGLHVLNLSRNKIHTIEGLRELTRLRLLDLSYNRISRIGQGLSSCTLIKELYLAGNKISDIEGLHRLLKLTVLDLSFNKITTTKALGQLVANYNSLLALNLLGNPIQINISDDQLRKAACSLLPKLAYLNKQPINSQKARDVGTEAVAKAALGSSTRGTHRRATRKVSTGASSSASVHRSSAGVSQKSRHRLRSRTQL